The Lachnospiraceae bacterium oral taxon 500 genome window below encodes:
- a CDS encoding amidohydrolase, protein MKIIDYHAHLGWDQKTDSYLGEELLKDMDENGISMRVVSALYGYSIKEQNDAVMKLVKEHPDRIIGSAVINPKERNCIEEMNRVVESGYFRTIELDSMEHCYFPEVCPNIDEIIDIATEANMPVNVFTGWGHRTAPAQWAYYAKKHPDMRMVLLHMGTTDFGYSCVKLVQETPNLWDETSGMYEFPILRRAFAAIPEKYFLFGSHYPHKFTKCSIDTFDMLNLPETFRERLFHKNVEEFLSL, encoded by the coding sequence ATGAAAATTATTGATTATCATGCTCATCTGGGTTGGGATCAAAAAACGGATTCATATCTTGGTGAAGAACTTCTCAAAGATATGGATGAAAACGGAATTAGTATGAGAGTTGTTTCTGCCCTGTATGGGTATTCGATTAAAGAACAAAATGATGCAGTGATGAAATTGGTAAAAGAACATCCGGATCGGATTATTGGCAGTGCTGTGATTAATCCCAAAGAACGAAATTGTATAGAGGAAATGAACAGAGTTGTGGAATCAGGTTATTTCAGAACGATTGAATTGGATTCCATGGAGCATTGTTATTTCCCGGAAGTTTGTCCTAATATTGATGAAATAATTGATATTGCGACAGAAGCCAATATGCCGGTTAATGTTTTTACGGGATGGGGACATAGAACAGCACCGGCTCAATGGGCATATTATGCAAAAAAACACCCTGATATGCGTATGGTATTGCTTCACATGGGAACAACTGATTTCGGCTATAGTTGCGTTAAATTAGTGCAAGAAACTCCGAATTTGTGGGATGAGACATCGGGAATGTATGAATTTCCGATTTTAAGAAGAGCTTTTGCTGCTATACCTGAGAAATATTTTCTTTTCGGAAGTCATTATCCGCACAAATTCACTAAATGTTCAATTGATACATTTGATATGTTGAATCTACCAGAGACGTTTAGAGAAAGACTATTCCATAAAAATGTTGAAGAATTCTTAAGTTTGTAA
- a CDS encoding metal-dependent hydrolase, translated as MKKYDFHSHLGQTTAGDPNSVEQLVQQLSSFGISKVGICCTSGNSMIEQNNIVYDAMCKYPDFIEGYADINPKDPKAYEEIERTLGTMGMNGVKFFAWKHGYAVDNCPQLTGVIDEIGKYGVHIQIHGGASPLCTPFIWIDHAKRRPDMRFVFTHICGREFGYSCIEAIKDIPNIWVETSANEEADILKKAVEVLGSKKILMGTDWPYKPTNIELEKLELLHLTESEYADIYYKNAELLWEKIK; from the coding sequence ATGAAAAAATATGACTTTCATTCTCATTTGGGACAAACAACTGCCGGAGACCCCAATAGTGTTGAACAATTAGTTCAACAGTTGAGTTCGTTTGGTATATCTAAGGTTGGTATTTGCTGTACCTCGGGAAACAGCATGATAGAACAAAATAATATTGTATATGATGCAATGTGTAAGTATCCGGATTTTATAGAAGGATATGCGGATATAAATCCAAAGGATCCAAAAGCATATGAAGAAATTGAACGCACCCTTGGAACAATGGGGATGAACGGAGTAAAGTTTTTTGCGTGGAAACATGGTTATGCTGTAGATAATTGCCCTCAGCTGACCGGAGTAATAGATGAAATAGGTAAATATGGAGTGCATATTCAAATTCATGGTGGAGCAAGTCCGCTGTGTACACCTTTTATTTGGATTGATCATGCAAAACGCAGACCGGATATGCGTTTTGTATTCACACATATTTGCGGAAGAGAGTTTGGTTATAGTTGCATAGAAGCAATAAAAGATATTCCGAATATTTGGGTTGAAACTTCGGCAAATGAAGAAGCTGACATTTTAAAGAAAGCTGTCGAAGTATTAGGGTCAAAAAAGATTTTGATGGGAACAGATTGGCCATATAAACCAACAAATATTGAATTGGAAAAACTCGAACTTTTACATCTAACTGAATCTGAATATGCAGATATATATTATAAAAATGCGGAATTGTTATGGGAAAAAATCAAGTGA
- a CDS encoding GntR family transcriptional regulator translates to MEEEFRIVKNIGVPAYQQIYSHIKEQIENGILKTGEEIPSEKEMIEFYHVSQITVRRALMDLKNDGYLKKRRGAATIVAFPKTERNLMNFTSFGGSARVRGDNPGSIILKFEVVDAKIHVAQMLRIDVGTKVYYLKRIRLQNGRIVGINDTYISTQLGIKLSESNFNSETSLYDLLESKGIKLGSADETMEARIADSVIKRDLFLNDNQPVIYKERVTYDVDGNAVEFSQNTYNGEIYKYFIHIVNVRERK, encoded by the coding sequence ATGGAAGAAGAATTTAGAATTGTTAAGAACATAGGTGTGCCAGCATACCAACAAATTTACTCACATATAAAAGAGCAAATTGAAAACGGAATACTGAAAACAGGTGAAGAGATTCCGTCTGAAAAAGAAATGATTGAATTCTATCATGTTTCTCAAATTACTGTAAGAAGGGCTTTAATGGATTTGAAAAATGATGGATACTTGAAGAAACGAAGAGGAGCGGCTACCATTGTGGCTTTTCCCAAAACAGAGAGGAATCTAATGAATTTCACTAGTTTTGGGGGATCAGCCAGAGTAAGAGGAGATAATCCTGGTTCAATAATATTGAAGTTTGAAGTTGTGGATGCAAAAATACATGTTGCTCAAATGCTTCGAATCGATGTGGGAACAAAAGTGTATTACTTAAAAAGAATACGACTTCAAAATGGAAGAATTGTCGGAATAAATGACACATATATTTCGACGCAATTAGGCATTAAATTATCGGAAAGCAATTTTAATTCGGAAACTTCTTTGTATGATTTGTTAGAAAGTAAAGGAATAAAACTGGGAAGTGCAGATGAAACGATGGAAGCGAGAATAGCAGATTCCGTAATAAAGAGAGATTTATTTCTTAACGATAATCAACCGGTTATATATAAAGAAAGAGTTACATATGATGTTGATGGAAACGCAGTGGAATTTTCTCAAAATACATATAATGGAGAAATATACAAATACTTTATTCATATCGTGAATGTTAGAGAAAGAAAATAA
- a CDS encoding PTS mannose transporter subunit IID, with translation MSEINETKRLLTKKDLNRFFWQSQGFVSGFNYTKEEAPGFVFSMMPVIEKVYSNEEDKKKAYQRHTELFLTEARVSHLVLGITAAMEEQNALKKDEFDENSINAVKSALMGPLAGIGDSLYHGTLRPLAAGLAVSMIAASNYTSPLGSILFVLIMAGIGQTIRYLGIHKGYEKGFALVDMIQNSGLLQKITRYAGIVASIVIGGWVSAFVWVSTPLSFTSGETTIALQGILDGLMPNLLPLVTTLICYWLLKKKKVSPVWLILGVMVVGVILYALGIII, from the coding sequence ATGTCAGAAATAAACGAAACAAAAAGATTATTGACGAAAAAGGATTTAAATAGATTTTTCTGGCAATCACAGGGATTTGTGAGCGGGTTTAATTATACAAAAGAAGAAGCGCCGGGTTTTGTATTTAGTATGATGCCTGTTATTGAAAAAGTGTATAGTAATGAAGAAGATAAGAAAAAGGCATATCAAAGACATACAGAATTGTTCTTGACAGAGGCAAGAGTATCACATTTGGTGCTTGGTATTACTGCGGCAATGGAAGAACAGAATGCTTTAAAAAAAGATGAATTTGATGAAAATAGTATTAATGCAGTAAAATCTGCATTAATGGGACCGTTGGCAGGTATTGGCGATTCATTGTATCATGGAACACTGAGACCCTTAGCTGCTGGTTTGGCGGTTTCAATGATTGCAGCTTCAAATTATACGAGTCCATTAGGTTCTATACTCTTTGTTTTAATTATGGCTGGTATTGGGCAAACAATTCGATACTTGGGAATTCATAAAGGCTACGAAAAAGGATTTGCCTTAGTTGATATGATTCAAAACAGCGGATTATTACAAAAAATTACCAGGTATGCGGGTATTGTTGCAAGTATAGTCATTGGCGGATGGGTTTCGGCGTTTGTTTGGGTATCAACTCCATTGAGTTTTACATCAGGTGAAACAACAATTGCTTTGCAAGGAATATTGGATGGGCTAATGCCCAATTTATTACCGTTAGTCACAACTTTAATTTGTTATTGGCTGTTGAAAAAAAAGAAAGTTTCACCAGTATGGTTAATTCTTGGGGTTATGGTGGTTGGTGTTATTTTATATGCTCTGGGGATTATCATTTAA
- a CDS encoding PTS sugar transporter subunit IIC, whose amino-acid sequence MSLLFRCIILALFTWFTFIDKYCMQLYTYRPVVAGCIVGLIMGNFSIGLQVGCIVELMFLGQVFVGTALPPEETFSTILAAAFACLLGSTEIALATAIPIAILGQTGMYLRNIVLCGWTGTQLEKAVERMDRKGIVLNSLILPNIFNLILFAVPVFLAVYFGSDAVQAIIDFIPSTIINGISAAGGMIGAVGLALLLVSLNFKNLWVFFALGFFAASYLGINQIGCTVVAGIVVVITYMLDKKIDLVKGEN is encoded by the coding sequence ATGAGTTTGTTGTTTAGGTGCATTATTTTAGCTTTATTCACATGGTTTACATTCATTGATAAATATTGTATGCAATTATATACTTATCGTCCGGTAGTCGCAGGTTGTATTGTCGGATTGATTATGGGAAACTTTTCAATTGGATTACAGGTTGGCTGTATTGTTGAGTTAATGTTCTTAGGGCAAGTATTCGTAGGAACGGCATTACCACCGGAAGAAACATTCAGTACAATATTAGCTGCTGCATTTGCTTGTTTGTTAGGAAGTACGGAAATTGCCTTAGCCACTGCAATTCCAATAGCAATTCTTGGACAAACAGGCATGTATTTAAGAAATATTGTTTTGTGTGGTTGGACAGGCACACAACTTGAAAAGGCAGTAGAAAGAATGGATCGTAAAGGTATTGTTCTAAATTCGTTGATTTTACCAAACATTTTTAATTTGATTCTGTTTGCTGTTCCGGTATTTTTAGCTGTTTATTTTGGATCTGATGCTGTTCAGGCAATTATAGATTTTATTCCTTCTACAATAATAAATGGAATTAGTGCAGCTGGAGGAATGATTGGTGCAGTTGGTTTAGCTTTATTATTGGTGTCATTAAATTTCAAAAATTTGTGGGTATTTTTCGCGTTAGGATTCTTTGCAGCAAGTTATTTAGGAATCAACCAAATTGGATGTACAGTTGTGGCAGGTATTGTGGTTGTTATTACATATATGCTGGATAAGAAAATTGATTTAGTGAAAGGAGAAAACTAA
- a CDS encoding PTS mannose/fructose/sorbose transporter subunit IIB: MQINHMRIDDRLIHGQIVTAWISDSKANTIMVADDKAAKDSLQQTMLKFAVPSGIKLIINSIEDAAKTLNDPLIKEAVLLIVRNPKCAYELLLKGVSVQSVNVGNISNSKSEKGRKKLLQFIFVEPEDVEYLKKIYDMGIKLDVRAIPNDKSIDGMDLLTKNGL; encoded by the coding sequence ATGCAAATCAATCATATGAGGATTGATGATCGTTTAATCCATGGTCAGATTGTTACAGCATGGATTAGTGACTCAAAAGCAAACACAATTATGGTTGCAGATGATAAAGCTGCAAAAGATTCATTACAACAAACAATGCTGAAGTTTGCTGTTCCTTCAGGCATAAAACTAATAATTAACAGTATTGAAGACGCTGCAAAAACATTAAATGATCCATTAATCAAGGAGGCGGTATTGTTAATTGTAAGAAATCCAAAATGTGCGTATGAATTATTATTAAAAGGAGTAAGTGTTCAGTCGGTTAATGTCGGAAATATTAGTAATAGCAAGTCGGAAAAGGGAAGAAAAAAATTACTACAGTTTATATTTGTTGAACCGGAAGACGTTGAATATTTAAAAAAAATATATGATATGGGAATAAAGCTTGATGTAAGAGCGATTCCTAATGATAAAAGTATCGATGGCATGGATTTATTGACTAAAAATGGACTTTAG